One genomic segment of Natrononativus amylolyticus includes these proteins:
- a CDS encoding DUF5820 family protein produces MTDFSALPDGWVVWNDGEDGRSVLAYRPDVFNADDFPAPCLPTLYLTHGKRTRRPGVNPNSRTADDDWFVTLYLEPEVHLREDNRFPSREAALEYAIELARRFDDGELDYRGLYQVPRERYFDRLDELTGRES; encoded by the coding sequence ATGACCGACTTCTCGGCGTTGCCCGACGGCTGGGTCGTCTGGAACGACGGCGAGGACGGCCGGAGCGTGCTCGCCTACCGGCCAGACGTGTTCAACGCCGACGACTTCCCCGCACCCTGCCTGCCGACGCTCTACCTCACCCACGGCAAGCGGACCCGACGCCCCGGCGTGAACCCGAACAGCCGCACCGCCGACGACGACTGGTTCGTCACCCTCTACCTCGAGCCCGAGGTCCACCTGCGGGAGGACAACCGGTTTCCCAGCCGCGAGGCGGCGCTCGAGTACGCGATCGAACTCGCCCGGCGATTCGACGACGGCGAGCTCGACTACCGGGGGCTGTACCAGGTACCCCGCGAGCGCTACTTCGATCGGCTGGACGAGCTGACGGGACGTGAGTCTTAA
- the tenA gene encoding thiaminase II yields MAFSNRLLQAGEPIWEAQYDHPFVTELAAGTLEEEAFLHWVRQDYRYLLDYARVFSIAGGKARDEETMTHLFGVAHTILDYEMDLHREFAAEYGISRGELEVVEKAPTCVAYTNYLVRTAYEGSIAEIAAAIYPCGQGYLDIAEHMADLAEGEHRYTPFIEKYTSEEFREAVDWMRAFVDRCGERYPGEHEAMERAFLTSAKLEARFWEMAYALEEWDL; encoded by the coding sequence ATGGCGTTCAGCAACCGGTTGCTCCAGGCCGGCGAACCGATCTGGGAGGCACAGTACGACCACCCCTTCGTTACCGAACTCGCCGCGGGAACTCTCGAGGAGGAGGCGTTTCTCCACTGGGTCCGCCAGGACTACCGCTACCTCCTCGATTACGCGCGAGTGTTCTCGATCGCCGGTGGAAAGGCACGCGACGAAGAGACGATGACCCACCTCTTCGGCGTCGCACACACGATCCTCGACTACGAGATGGATCTCCACAGAGAGTTCGCCGCGGAGTACGGTATCAGTCGCGGAGAACTCGAGGTCGTCGAGAAGGCGCCGACCTGCGTCGCGTACACGAACTATCTGGTGCGGACGGCGTACGAGGGGTCGATCGCCGAAATCGCCGCCGCCATCTACCCCTGCGGACAGGGATACCTCGATATCGCCGAACACATGGCCGACCTCGCCGAGGGCGAGCACCGGTACACGCCGTTCATCGAGAAGTACACGAGTGAGGAGTTCCGCGAGGCCGTCGATTGGATGCGTGCGTTCGTCGACCGCTGTGGCGAGCGGTATCCCGGCGAGCACGAGGCGATGGAACGGGCGTTCCTGACGAGCGCGAAACTCGAGGCCCGATTCTGGGAGATGGCGTACGCCCTGGAGGAGTGGGATCTGTAG
- a CDS encoding aldo/keto reductase has product MEYTTLGNTGMEVSRICLGCMSFGSSDWREWVLEEEESREIIDRAVDLGINFFDTANMYSRGESERILGNVLADYDRDAQVVATKVYHPMRDDDPNSGGLSRKTIEQELEASLDRLGIETIDLYQIHRWDDETPIEATLSALDDAVRRGQVRYVGASSMWAHQFAEALHASERLGLERFVTMQNHYNLVYREEEREMLPLCAKENVGVIPWSPLARGYLTRPHEEIDATERGEAEEHMYAHPYRDGGGRKVNERVAELAAEKGVTMAQIALAWLLHQEWVDAPIVGTTSVEHLEDAVEALEISLSRSDLAYLEEPYEPVRVSGHE; this is encoded by the coding sequence ATGGAGTACACGACCCTCGGAAACACCGGCATGGAGGTCAGCCGCATCTGCCTCGGCTGTATGAGCTTCGGCTCGAGCGACTGGCGCGAGTGGGTCCTCGAGGAGGAGGAGAGCCGCGAGATCATCGACCGCGCCGTCGACCTCGGGATCAACTTCTTCGACACGGCGAACATGTACTCCCGCGGGGAGTCCGAGCGAATCCTCGGGAACGTTCTCGCCGACTACGACCGGGACGCACAGGTCGTCGCGACGAAGGTCTACCACCCGATGCGCGACGACGACCCCAACTCCGGCGGGCTCTCCCGGAAGACGATCGAACAGGAACTCGAGGCCTCCCTCGACCGGCTGGGGATAGAGACGATCGACCTCTACCAGATCCACCGCTGGGACGACGAGACGCCGATCGAGGCGACGCTGTCGGCGCTCGACGACGCCGTGCGGCGAGGACAGGTTCGCTACGTTGGCGCCTCCTCGATGTGGGCCCACCAGTTCGCCGAGGCGCTGCACGCGAGCGAGCGACTCGGCCTCGAGCGGTTCGTCACGATGCAGAACCACTACAACCTCGTCTATCGCGAGGAGGAACGCGAGATGCTCCCCCTTTGTGCGAAGGAGAACGTCGGCGTGATTCCCTGGTCGCCGCTGGCCCGCGGCTACCTCACGCGCCCGCACGAGGAGATCGACGCCACCGAGCGCGGGGAGGCGGAAGAGCACATGTACGCCCACCCCTACCGCGACGGGGGCGGCCGGAAGGTGAACGAACGAGTGGCCGAACTCGCCGCCGAGAAAGGCGTCACGATGGCCCAGATCGCCCTTGCCTGGCTGCTCCACCAGGAGTGGGTCGATGCCCCCATCGTCGGCACGACCAGCGTCGAGCACTTAGAGGACGCCGTCGAAGCCCTCGAGATTTCGCTCTCGAGGTCGGACCTCGCCTACCTGGAGGAACCCTACGAGCCGGTTCGCGTCTCCGGCCACGAGTGA
- a CDS encoding helix-turn-helix domain-containing protein, with amino-acid sequence MAIEASFVATEDQFPLAEVFSKFPAAQIELDRVVPTNEVVIPYFWLQGADVSEIDMEGIDHPGINDLCVVDDVDGAVLVRIDWDFAYESVITAVLETDVALVSAVGRRDKWTFEIRGDEQQAVSDFQAHCLACDIPVELTQLHALSPLHSGREYDLTDAQREALTLAYTRGHFDSPRRATQSEVADELGITRQALASRLQRGIRRLVASTLIDRTE; translated from the coding sequence ATGGCCATCGAAGCCTCGTTCGTCGCGACGGAGGATCAGTTCCCCCTCGCGGAAGTTTTCTCGAAGTTCCCCGCCGCACAGATCGAACTGGACCGGGTCGTGCCGACGAACGAGGTGGTCATCCCGTACTTCTGGCTCCAGGGCGCCGACGTCTCCGAGATCGACATGGAGGGCATCGACCACCCCGGCATCAACGACCTCTGCGTCGTCGACGACGTCGACGGTGCAGTGCTCGTCCGAATCGACTGGGACTTCGCCTACGAAAGCGTCATCACCGCCGTCCTCGAGACCGACGTCGCGCTCGTCTCCGCGGTGGGAAGACGGGACAAGTGGACGTTCGAGATTCGCGGCGACGAACAGCAAGCGGTCTCTGACTTTCAGGCGCACTGTCTGGCTTGCGACATCCCCGTCGAACTCACGCAACTGCACGCCCTCTCCCCGCTGCACTCCGGTCGCGAATACGACCTGACGGACGCACAACGGGAGGCGCTGACGCTCGCGTACACTCGAGGTCACTTCGACTCGCCTCGACGGGCGACCCAGTCGGAGGTCGCGGACGAACTGGGGATCACGAGACAGGCGCTGGCGTCTCGTCTCCAGCGAGGGATCAGACGACTCGTCGCGAGCACGCTGATCGATCGGACCGAGTGA
- the psmB gene encoding archaeal proteasome endopeptidase complex subunit beta, protein MRTPMHDSDFSRTSQRLADDTSPYDPELGALPRNEFSSADLDNVNKTGTTTIGLTTGEGVVIATDMRASLGGRFVSNKNVQKVEQIHPTGALTMVGSVGGAQSFIKSLRAEVNLYEARQGASMSIDALATLAGNFARGGPFFAIHPILGGVDHEGSHVYSIDPAGGVMGDDYTVTGSGMQLAYGLLEQEYEEGLSNEEAMVIAARGIKSAAERDTGSGNGVFLCEITDEGVDIHGHNEFEEVI, encoded by the coding sequence ATGCGTACGCCTATGCACGACTCCGACTTCTCTCGCACGAGCCAGCGGCTGGCCGACGATACCAGCCCGTACGACCCCGAACTCGGTGCGCTCCCGCGTAACGAGTTCTCGAGTGCGGACCTCGACAACGTGAACAAGACGGGAACGACGACCATCGGTCTCACGACCGGCGAGGGCGTCGTCATCGCGACGGACATGCGCGCCAGCCTCGGCGGCCGGTTCGTCTCGAACAAGAACGTCCAGAAGGTCGAACAGATCCACCCGACCGGCGCGCTGACGATGGTCGGCAGCGTCGGCGGCGCCCAGTCGTTTATCAAGAGCCTCCGCGCCGAGGTCAACCTCTACGAGGCCCGTCAGGGCGCTTCGATGAGCATCGACGCGCTCGCGACGCTCGCGGGGAACTTCGCCCGCGGCGGCCCGTTCTTCGCGATCCACCCGATCCTCGGCGGCGTCGACCACGAGGGCAGCCACGTCTACTCCATCGACCCCGCCGGCGGCGTCATGGGCGACGACTACACCGTCACCGGCAGCGGAATGCAACTCGCCTACGGTCTGCTCGAGCAGGAGTACGAGGAGGGGCTCTCGAACGAGGAGGCGATGGTCATCGCCGCCCGCGGCATCAAATCGGCCGCCGAGCGCGACACCGGCTCCGGTAACGGCGTCTTCCTCTGTGAGATCACCGACGAGGGCGTCGACATCCACGGCCACAACGAGTTCGAAGAGGTCATCTGA
- a CDS encoding CBS domain-containing protein → MELPTPADLRQRRTDLGLTQSALADRADVSQPLIARIEGGDVDPRLSTLRRIVNALEDAEGDVIRADDLMHEEVVSVAPEDSVGEAATRMAEEAYSQLAVIQDGIPVGSISQGDLVHLDSASRDEPVEEHMAESFPTVSRDATLDEISNLLDHYKAVMITEAGETVGIITEADLAARLS, encoded by the coding sequence ATGGAGCTTCCGACGCCCGCAGACCTCCGGCAACGCCGAACCGACCTGGGACTCACGCAGAGTGCGCTCGCCGACCGCGCTGACGTCTCACAGCCGCTGATCGCCCGGATCGAAGGCGGCGACGTCGACCCCCGCCTCTCGACGCTGCGCCGGATCGTCAACGCCTTAGAGGACGCCGAAGGCGACGTGATCCGGGCCGACGACCTCATGCACGAGGAGGTCGTCAGCGTCGCTCCGGAGGACTCGGTCGGCGAGGCGGCGACCCGGATGGCCGAGGAGGCCTACTCTCAGCTCGCGGTGATACAGGACGGGATTCCGGTCGGGTCGATCAGTCAGGGCGATCTGGTTCACCTCGACTCGGCGTCCCGGGACGAACCCGTCGAAGAGCACATGGCCGAGAGTTTTCCGACGGTCTCGAGGGACGCCACCCTCGACGAGATCAGCAACCTGCTCGATCACTACAAAGCCGTGATGATCACCGAAGCCGGCGAAACGGTCGGCATCATCACGGAAGCGGATCTGGCAGCGCGGCTGTCCTGA
- a CDS encoding DUF555 domain-containing protein, whose amino-acid sequence MGNYFVAMEAAWLVRDVEQIDDAIGVAVSEAGKRLNRANMEYVEVEVGATGCPACGEPFDSAFIAADTALVGLAVEMDVFNADGEEHASRIAKSEVGGALRDVPLSVVEVIETEADDE is encoded by the coding sequence ATGGGAAACTACTTCGTCGCGATGGAAGCCGCGTGGCTCGTTCGTGACGTCGAGCAGATCGACGATGCGATCGGCGTCGCCGTCAGCGAGGCCGGAAAGCGACTCAACAGGGCGAACATGGAGTACGTCGAGGTCGAAGTCGGCGCGACGGGCTGTCCCGCCTGCGGGGAGCCGTTCGACTCCGCGTTCATCGCCGCCGACACTGCGCTCGTCGGCCTCGCGGTCGAGATGGACGTGTTCAACGCCGACGGCGAGGAACACGCCTCCCGGATCGCGAAGAGCGAGGTCGGCGGCGCGCTGCGTGACGTCCCGCTTTCGGTCGTCGAGGTCATCGAAACCGAGGCGGACGACGAGTAG
- a CDS encoding SRPBCC family protein, giving the protein MTRVRTAYTRNGWRLEVSHVVSAPADEAWELLCDTHRWVEWSPTITGVDSTGRRLEADTAGTLRTVGGLRLPFRITEYDPERRRWSWAVARVPSTGHRIDDLGADRCRVAFELSPLAAGYVPVCLRGLERFAALLGDETA; this is encoded by the coding sequence ATGACTCGCGTCCGAACGGCGTACACCCGCAACGGGTGGCGACTCGAGGTCTCACACGTCGTCTCGGCGCCGGCCGACGAGGCGTGGGAGCTCCTGTGTGACACCCACCGGTGGGTCGAGTGGAGCCCGACGATCACCGGCGTCGATTCCACCGGCCGCCGCCTCGAGGCCGACACCGCCGGCACCCTGCGAACCGTCGGCGGCCTCCGGCTTCCGTTCAGGATCACCGAGTACGACCCCGAGCGACGTCGCTGGAGCTGGGCCGTCGCACGGGTTCCGTCCACGGGCCACCGGATCGACGACCTCGGGGCGGATCGCTGTCGCGTCGCCTTCGAGCTGTCGCCGCTCGCGGCCGGCTACGTGCCGGTGTGTCTCCGCGGGCTCGAGCGGTTCGCTGCGCTCCTCGGCGACGAAACGGCGTAA
- a CDS encoding O-antigen ligase family protein: MYGRINALTAPASPHGQSDRPPSPLSGSTGAAGPDRETGGRALTVALDADDLPAAVPALLILAGLAPTTWLFPSSVGYLLSGAFVCALVVYGLWATGLPERLPWVAVVLGVYWLGLGVQFLVTGDRTFLPYLALTPLAIAAFVVVAPRLVARKPTAFAATLSLLALGLSVIGFALLVAHFRYGFQAPFLGDHVHEVANVRTASVYTNSNHFGFAALLGALSALYLTLENGTRRWFWACVTVCLAVAVVLSNTRSALVAGAAGVVILFGGLDRRLGIVAAVATVGGAVAVAIFSLFERAVLSALATLLVRFDAWNSAWQAIVADPVVGNGFATGIPVHNSYLGVLLHTGVVVGGVYLLGLAAAGVVGALRAVRGDYWNVYAFAMLVTVCVHLAVETSTIGGLTTGALALALFLGLTTDSWGLRLPTARASRGSLERDRPQGRTAPSEDRSP, translated from the coding sequence GTGTACGGACGGATCAATGCGCTCACCGCCCCCGCATCTCCGCACGGCCAGTCCGACCGACCCCCGTCACCCCTGTCGGGTTCGACCGGCGCCGCCGGACCCGACCGCGAGACGGGAGGCCGGGCGCTAACCGTGGCCCTCGACGCCGACGATCTGCCGGCCGCGGTTCCGGCGTTGCTGATCCTCGCCGGCCTCGCGCCGACGACGTGGCTGTTCCCCTCGAGCGTCGGCTACCTCCTCTCCGGCGCGTTCGTCTGTGCGCTGGTCGTCTACGGGCTGTGGGCGACCGGCCTTCCCGAGCGGCTCCCCTGGGTCGCGGTCGTCCTGGGGGTCTACTGGCTCGGTCTCGGGGTCCAGTTTCTGGTGACCGGCGATCGGACGTTCCTCCCGTATCTCGCCCTCACGCCGCTCGCGATCGCGGCGTTCGTCGTCGTCGCGCCGCGACTGGTCGCCCGAAAACCGACGGCGTTCGCGGCGACGCTCTCGCTGCTCGCGCTGGGGCTGTCGGTGATCGGGTTCGCGCTGCTGGTCGCTCACTTCCGATACGGGTTCCAGGCGCCGTTTCTCGGCGACCACGTCCACGAGGTGGCGAACGTCCGAACCGCATCCGTCTACACGAACTCGAATCACTTCGGCTTCGCCGCGCTGCTCGGCGCGCTCAGCGCGCTGTACCTCACACTCGAGAACGGAACGCGACGGTGGTTCTGGGCGTGCGTAACCGTCTGTCTCGCCGTCGCGGTCGTGCTCTCGAACACGCGGTCCGCGCTGGTCGCGGGGGCCGCGGGCGTCGTGATTCTCTTCGGCGGTCTGGACCGCCGCCTCGGGATCGTCGCCGCGGTCGCGACCGTCGGCGGCGCCGTCGCGGTGGCGATCTTCTCGCTGTTCGAACGGGCGGTGCTGTCGGCGCTGGCGACGCTGCTCGTCCGGTTCGACGCCTGGAACAGCGCGTGGCAGGCGATCGTCGCGGATCCGGTCGTCGGCAACGGATTCGCCACCGGGATCCCCGTCCACAACTCGTACCTGGGCGTGCTGTTGCACACGGGCGTCGTCGTCGGCGGCGTCTACCTGCTCGGACTCGCCGCCGCCGGCGTCGTCGGCGCGCTGCGGGCCGTTCGTGGCGACTACTGGAACGTCTACGCGTTCGCGATGCTGGTCACCGTCTGCGTTCACCTCGCCGTCGAGACGTCGACGATCGGCGGACTGACGACCGGCGCGCTCGCGCTCGCGCTGTTTCTCGGACTCACGACCGACTCCTGGGGGCTCAGACTTCCGACCGCGCGGGCGTCGCGGGGATCGCTCGAGCGCGACCGGCCCCAGGGTCGGACCGCCCCCTCCGAGGACCGATCGCCGTAG
- a CDS encoding penicillin acylase family protein: protein MATEYSRRAALAAVVAAGVGGLSLSGARGLLEAFAPLSGTAWDAAGRERSASVSSPHGEATVRIDDDGVPHVEADDEAAAYFAVGYCHGFDRPFQLDLQRRVMRGQLSELVGEATLSEDEFHVAMDFAGAAEATWEPLEGTTVGDLLAAYADGVNRAFEGEQLTLEFELLGYEPRPWTPVDTLLMEKQISWDLTGNFGELRRALLADRLGEELLEALYPERMDHDVPILREGIGGDSLDEGDSIGRRSQAVGRELTDWLSRFESPTGVGSNSWLVSGEHTGSGTPIVANDPHLTLMTPPLWYEQHVRVPDTSVRGVTFPGVPFVIIGANERSGWGFTNVGADVLDCYRYEIDDEGERYRYGGEWRAFDVEEREIAVAGGESRSLTVKKTIHGPLIEREEQRVGVAWTGLTATRTTEAIYEIARADDLEGVLEATHKFDLPTQNLTYADADGRTLYYATGQLPIREVDGEGVSGNRIFDGSAGEGEWDGFVPYGESSWEGFVPLEEKPHVVDPDVLATANQRVADDPDHYVGVAYATPYRGRRIYDELDARLESDEPLDAAFHRDLQGDVRDERAPGFVSMLFEALEERGEADGNDETGDLADAADTLENWEYRMERDSEGALLFDRWLAHYRRAVFEPLFADTDLGESYYPNDWVLETLSADSRLFEDVSREELLVGALEAALAELEEEGWAVYGDRNTTATIEHPFGVEAPFLDYEVRPTDGSPATVNNYRFESAVGSSWRMVVEPGEGAWAILPGGNSGDYFSDHYDDQFRRWVDAEFKPMNREPAGDVAVSFEEGSS from the coding sequence ATGGCAACCGAGTACAGCCGGCGCGCGGCGCTCGCGGCGGTCGTCGCCGCCGGCGTCGGCGGCCTCTCGCTGTCGGGCGCCCGTGGCCTGCTCGAGGCGTTCGCCCCCCTGTCGGGGACGGCGTGGGACGCCGCCGGCCGCGAGCGCTCGGCGTCGGTCTCGAGCCCCCACGGGGAGGCGACGGTTCGGATCGACGACGACGGGGTCCCCCACGTCGAGGCCGACGACGAGGCGGCGGCGTACTTCGCCGTCGGCTACTGTCACGGTTTCGACCGGCCGTTCCAGCTCGATCTGCAGCGGCGGGTGATGCGCGGCCAGCTCTCCGAACTCGTCGGCGAGGCCACCCTCTCCGAGGACGAGTTCCACGTCGCGATGGACTTCGCGGGCGCCGCCGAGGCGACCTGGGAGCCCCTCGAGGGAACCACCGTCGGCGACCTCCTCGCGGCGTACGCCGACGGGGTGAACAGGGCCTTCGAGGGCGAACAGCTGACCCTCGAGTTCGAACTGCTCGGCTACGAACCCCGGCCGTGGACCCCCGTCGACACGCTGTTGATGGAGAAACAGATCTCCTGGGACCTGACGGGGAACTTCGGCGAACTCCGCCGGGCGCTGCTCGCGGATCGACTCGGAGAGGAGCTACTCGAGGCGCTGTACCCCGAGCGGATGGACCACGACGTGCCGATCCTGCGCGAGGGGATCGGCGGGGACTCGCTCGATGAGGGCGACTCGATCGGTCGCCGCTCGCAAGCCGTCGGCCGCGAACTCACCGACTGGCTCTCGAGGTTCGAGTCGCCCACGGGCGTCGGCTCGAACAGCTGGCTCGTCTCCGGCGAGCACACCGGAAGCGGAACGCCGATCGTCGCCAACGACCCGCACCTGACGCTGATGACGCCGCCGCTGTGGTACGAACAGCACGTCCGCGTGCCCGACACCTCGGTCCGCGGCGTGACGTTTCCCGGCGTCCCGTTCGTCATCATCGGCGCGAACGAGCGCAGCGGCTGGGGTTTTACCAACGTCGGCGCCGACGTCCTCGACTGTTACCGCTACGAGATCGACGACGAGGGGGAACGGTACCGCTACGGCGGGGAGTGGCGCGCGTTCGACGTCGAGGAGCGAGAGATCGCGGTCGCGGGCGGTGAGAGTCGCTCGCTGACGGTGAAGAAGACGATCCACGGACCGCTGATCGAGCGCGAGGAGCAACGAGTCGGCGTCGCCTGGACCGGCCTCACGGCGACCCGGACGACCGAGGCGATCTACGAGATCGCCCGCGCGGACGACCTCGAGGGCGTCCTCGAGGCCACCCACAAGTTCGACCTGCCGACCCAGAACCTCACGTACGCGGACGCGGACGGGCGGACGCTGTACTACGCGACCGGACAGCTGCCGATCCGGGAGGTCGACGGGGAGGGAGTCTCCGGCAATCGGATCTTCGACGGCTCGGCGGGCGAGGGCGAGTGGGACGGCTTTGTACCCTACGGCGAGTCCTCCTGGGAGGGGTTCGTCCCCCTCGAGGAGAAACCCCACGTCGTCGACCCGGACGTGCTGGCGACGGCCAACCAGCGGGTCGCGGACGACCCCGACCACTACGTCGGCGTCGCCTACGCGACCCCCTACCGGGGGCGGCGGATCTACGACGAACTCGACGCACGCCTCGAGTCCGACGAGCCGCTCGACGCCGCGTTCCACCGCGACCTCCAGGGCGACGTCCGCGACGAGCGGGCGCCGGGGTTCGTCTCGATGCTGTTCGAGGCGCTCGAGGAGCGCGGGGAAGCCGACGGGAACGACGAGACGGGCGACCTCGCCGACGCCGCCGACACCCTCGAGAACTGGGAGTACCGGATGGAACGTGACTCCGAGGGAGCGCTGTTGTTCGACCGCTGGCTCGCCCACTACCGCCGGGCCGTATTCGAACCGCTGTTCGCCGATACCGACCTCGGGGAGTCGTACTACCCGAACGACTGGGTGCTCGAGACGCTGTCGGCCGACAGCCGGCTCTTCGAGGACGTCTCGCGCGAGGAACTGCTCGTCGGGGCGCTCGAGGCGGCGCTGGCGGAACTCGAGGAGGAGGGATGGGCGGTCTACGGCGACCGGAACACGACGGCGACGATCGAACACCCGTTCGGCGTCGAAGCACCGTTTCTCGACTACGAGGTGCGGCCGACCGACGGCTCGCCGGCGACGGTGAACAACTACCGCTTCGAGTCCGCGGTCGGCAGCAGCTGGCGGATGGTGGTCGAACCCGGCGAGGGAGCGTGGGCGATCCTCCCGGGCGGGAACTCCGGGGACTACTTTTCGGATCACTACGACGACCAGTTCCGGCGGTGGGTCGACGCCGAGTTCAAACCGATGAACCGCGAGCCCGCAGGCGACGTCGCGGTCAGCTTCGAGGAGGGGTCGTCGTGA
- a CDS encoding UPF0179 family protein, with the protein MSTVTLIGTRLAEPGTEFVYHGEADGCAGCPYRSQCLNLSVGTKYRVTDVRENAQTLECAMHDEGVRAVEVEPATVTANIPSKGAYSGSKATLQGPCPYVECPSHEFCEPDGVSFDEEYRIRTIHGDPPHEICHLNRSLQQVELEPE; encoded by the coding sequence ATGTCGACCGTCACGCTCATCGGGACCCGGCTGGCGGAGCCGGGAACCGAGTTCGTCTACCACGGCGAGGCCGACGGCTGTGCGGGCTGTCCCTACCGGAGCCAGTGTCTCAACCTCTCGGTCGGAACCAAGTACCGGGTGACGGACGTCCGCGAGAACGCCCAGACACTCGAGTGTGCGATGCACGACGAGGGCGTTCGGGCCGTCGAGGTCGAACCCGCCACCGTCACGGCGAACATTCCCTCGAAGGGCGCCTACAGCGGGAGCAAGGCCACGCTTCAGGGACCGTGTCCGTACGTCGAGTGCCCCAGCCACGAGTTCTGCGAACCCGACGGCGTCTCCTTCGACGAGGAGTACCGCATCCGGACGATTCACGGCGATCCGCCACACGAGATCTGTCACCTGAACCGCTCGCTCCAGCAGGTCGAACTCGAGCCCGAGTAA
- a CDS encoding HalOD1 output domain-containing protein — translation MSRIAQHVCEETPLVRSSDGLIFDERAETYRLEYDPTVDDTSLAVVAAVAAASRTDPAALEPLHAAIDASALDTLFESAVAEDRREFAVSFTFSAFDVTVESSGTVEVKRRQCT, via the coding sequence GTGAGCCGAATCGCTCAGCACGTGTGTGAAGAGACGCCTCTCGTCCGCTCGTCTGACGGCCTCATCTTCGACGAACGAGCGGAAACCTACCGCCTCGAGTACGATCCGACCGTCGACGACACGAGTCTCGCGGTCGTCGCAGCCGTCGCGGCCGCCTCCAGAACGGATCCCGCCGCGCTCGAGCCCTTACACGCCGCCATCGATGCGAGCGCACTCGATACGCTGTTCGAGTCCGCCGTCGCCGAGGACCGCCGGGAGTTCGCGGTCAGCTTCACGTTTTCGGCCTTCGACGTGACGGTCGAGAGTTCGGGAACGGTCGAGGTGAAACGGAGGCAATGTACCTGA